TGCCCGACCTCTCCCTCCAATCCGCAATCCAAACTGATATTTTCTTCAACGCAACAGCAACAAGGCAATATTTCATCCCTACCCAAAAAAGCCAACGGCGGCTCCCGATAAGTAACACTCCCCTCCAAAATCTTCAACCGGCAAGATCCGCAATATCCACTGCGACACTGATACTCCACCTTATGACCGGTCCGTTCCAGCCCTTCTAACAAAGTTTCCCCCTCCAACAACTCAAAAACCCTATCTCTCGTACTAATGAGTGCCATCTCTAACCAATCATAAAAATACAAAACCGATAACAAGCCTAACCCGCTATTTTTCATTCCTTATTGAAAAAATGCCGTCTGAAAAACAAGGTTCAGACGGCATTCCTCCATAAAAAACACATACAGTAAAAAATTTACAGCTCAAAGTCGCCCAAATCGTCCGTACTCACTTCGGAATCAATCTGTCCGATAAGGTAAGAAGAGATTTCCACTTCCTGAGGTGCAACCTGGACGTTATCCGATGAGAGCCACGCATTAATCCAAGGAATCGGATTCTGATTCGCTCCTTCAAATCCGATTGGCAATCCCACCGCCTGCATACGAAGATTGGTAATATATTCGACGTATTGGGATAAGATTTCTTTGTTTAAGCCGATCATCGAACCGTCTTTAAACAAATATGCCGCCCATTCTTTTTCCTGCTCCGCCGCTTTTTTGAAGAGTTTGAAACACTCTTCCTGCAATTCCTCAGCAATTTCCGCCATTTCCGGATCATCGACACCCGAACGCATCAAATTAAGCATATGCTGCGTACTGGTCAGATGCAGCGCTTCGTCACGGGCAATCAGTTTGATGATTTTGGCGTTGCCTTCCATCAACTCGCGCTCGGCAAAAGCAAACGAGCAGGCAAATGAAACGTAGAAACGGATGGCTTCCAACACATTAACGCACATCAGGCAGAGATAGAGCTTTTTCTTTAACTCGCGCAAAGACACGTTAACGAGCTTGCCGCCAACATTGTGCACCCCTTCGCCCAACAGGTTGTAATACTGGGTGTATTCGATTAAATCATCATAATAGCAGGCAATGTCTTCGGCGCGGGCGATGATGTATTCGTTTTCGACAATATCATCAAACACGATCGACGGATCATTCACGATATTGCGGATGATGTGGGTATAGCTGCGCGAGTGGATGGTTTCGCTAAAGCTCCACGTTTCAATCCAAGTTTCCAGCTCGGGAATCGATACCAACGGCAGCAAGGCAACATTCGGGCTGCGACCTTGAATCGAATCGAGCAAGGTTTGGTATTTCAGATTGCTGATGAAAATATGTTTTTCATGTTCGGGCAGGTTGGCGTAGTCGATACGGTCGCGCGAGACATCGATTTCTTCAGGCCGCCAGAAGAAAGACAATTGTTTTTCAATCAGTTTTTCAAATACTTCGTATTTCTGCTGGTCATAACGTGCAACATTCACCGGCTGACCGAAAAACATCGGCTCTTTCAGCGCATCGTTTTTGGTTTTGGGAAAGGTGCTGTATGACATGACTAGGTGTTCGCAGGACATGGTGTTTCTCTTTTTTAAAAAATAATATTTAGTTTTCAGAGTACCTTTTGATATTCAAAACAAGACCATCTAAAAATTATGCACAAACCTCTATCACAAGCCATTATTTAAATAACTTTCAATTTTTACGTTGCTCTTTTATTTCGGATATACATTTGTGAACGATTTTCTGACAACCTAGTTTCAAAAATATCAATTACACGCACTAAATCTCCCAACTTCGTATAACCATAATTTTTACTATCAAAAGATGATTGGTTATTGATAATCTTCCCAACATTACTTAATAATGCCCAACCGTCTTCATCACAACTATTGGCAATGGCTTCTCTTAATAAATTCATTAATGTGGTATCACATTTAAGTTCATTAGCAGTTCTCTTCCGAATTTCAGCTGGTTGAGCATTTGTCCCACTACTTTTATCAAAACTTGCATCTAAAAATAAAAATTTGCTACATGCAGCAACTAACGACTTAGGTGTTTTATGTTCGCCAAAACCAATGACTTGTTTCCCTTCCATTTTTATTCTCATTGCTAACGGTGTGAAATCACAATCGGAAGAAACAATGCAGAAAACGTCTATTTTATCTTGAAATAATAAATCCATTACATCTATGGTCATCGCCATATCCGTTGCATTCTTACCCTTTGTATAATCAAACTGTTGAACAGGTGCTAGAGCATAATCCAATAAGACAGCTTCCCAACCTTTTAATTGTTCACTTTTCCAATTCCCATAAATTTTTCTTATCATTACTGAACCATAATTTGCAAGCTCATTAAGAATAAAATCAATTTTCCCAAAAGGTGCGTTATCTGCATCTATAAAAAGAGCGACAATAGATTGTTCAGGTATATTCTTCAATTTGTTTTCCCCCTATGTTATTTATTATTTCAGACGACCTCGTGAGGTCGTCTGAAATTCCCCTTATCAAATCTTACAAGCCCCACCAGCGCAGCCGTCATCTTGAATATCAGCCTGCGTATCGTCCGCGCCGTCACGGGTGTTGTGGTAGTACAGGGTTTTGACGCCGTATTTGTAAGCGGTCAATAAGTCTTTGAGCATTTGTTTCATGGAAACTTTGTTGCCCTCAAATTTGCCCGGGTCGTAGGCGGTATTGGCGGAAATCGATTGATCGACAAATTTTTGCATTACGCCGACAAGTTTCAGGTAGCCTTCGTTACCCGGAAGCTGCCACAGGGTTTCGTAGGCATCTTTCAGGGTTTCAAATTCCGGTACGACTTGCTTCAGGATTCCGTCTTTCGACGCTTTGACCGTTACCAGTCCGCGAGGCGGCTCGATACCGTTGGTGGCGTTGGCGATTTGCGAACTGGTTTCAGACGGCATGAGCGCGGTCAGGGTAGAGTTACGCAGGCCGTATTTGACGATATCGGCACGCAGGCTTTCCCAGTCGTAGTGCAAAGGCTCGTTGCACACGGCATCCAAGTCTTTTTTGTAGGTGTCGATGGGCAATTTACCCTGCGAATAAACGGTTTGGTTGAAGAGCGGACACGCTCCGTATTCTTTGGCAAGGTTTACTGACGCTTTGAGCAGGTAATACTGCATAGCTTCAAAGGTACGGTGTGTCAGACCGAGGGCGGAGTCGTCGCTGTAGCGTACGCCGTTTTTTGCCAGATAGTAGGCGTAGTTGATGACGCCGATGCCGAGCGAACGGCGGCCCATAGTAGAGGTACGCGCGGCTTCTACCGGATATCCCTGATAATCTAAAAGTGCATCGAGTGCGCGAACGGTCAAATCGGCAAGCTCTTCCAACTCGTCCAAGTTGTTCAATGCGCCCAAATTGAAGGCGGACAGTGTACACAGGGCGATTTCGCCGTTCGGATCGTTGATATTGTCCAGAGGTTTGGTCGGCAGTGCGATTTCCATGCACAGGTTGGACTGGTGCACGGGGGCGACACGCGGATCAAACGGGCTGTGCGTATTGCAATGGTCGACGTTTTGAATGTAAATGCGCCCTGTTCCGGCACGCTCCTGCATCAGTGTGGAAAACAGATCGGCAGCCGGAATAATGCGCTTGCGTATGTTCGGGTCTTGCTCGTATTTCGTATAGAGCCGTTCAAATTCGTCCTGATCGGCAAAGAATGCCTCGTACAATCCTGGAACCTCGTTGGGCGAAAACAGCGTAATATTGCCGCCCTTAATCAGGCGGGTGTACAGCAGGCGGTTGATTTGCACGCCGTAATCAAGCTGGCGGATACGGTTGTCTTCCACACCACGGTTGTTTTTCAACACCAGCAGGCTTTCGGCTTCGATATGCCACAAGGGGTAGAACAAGGTTGCCGCGCCGCCGCGTACGCCGCCTTGCGAGCAGGATTTAACGGCCGCTTGAAACATTTTGAAAAACGGGATGCAGCCGGTATGCCGTGCTTCGCCGCCCCGGATTTCGCTGTCCAGCCCGCGGATACGTCCGGCATTGATGCCGATGCCCGCACGCTGGGAAACGTATTTCACAATCGCGCTGGTGGTGGCGTTGATGGAATCCAGGCTGTCGTCACATTCGATCAATACGCAGCTTGAGAACTGGCGCGTAGGTGTACGCACGCCGCTCATAATCGGCGTGGGCAGCGATACTTTAAATGTGGAAACGGCATCGTAAAACCGTTTGACGTAACCCAAGCGCGTCTCTTTCGGGTATTTGCTGAAAAGGCACATCGCCACCAAAACATATAAAAACTGCGGCGTTTCGTAAATCTGGCGGGTAACGCGGTTCTGTACCAGATATTTGCCTTCGAGCTGCTTGACGGCGGCATAAGAGAAAGCCATATCGCGACCGTGGTCGATATAGGCGTTAAGTTCATCAAACTCTTCACGACTGTAGTCTTCGATGATGTGGCGGTCGTATTTGCCCGCATCGGTGAGTTTTTTAACGTGGTCGTAGAGATGTGGCGGTTCAAAATCGCCATAGGCTATTTTACGAAGATGGAAAATGGCCAACCGCGCGGCGAGATATTGATAATCGGGCGTATCCTGCGAAATCAGGTCGGCAGCCGCCTTGATGATGGTTTCGTGGATGTCGTCGGTGCGGATGCCGTTGTAAAACTGAATATGTGATTTCAACTCGACCTGCGATACGGATACATTTTTCAATCCGTCTGCCGCCCAAGTGACGACACGATGAATCTTATCCAAATAAATGGGTTCCAATCTGCCGTCCCGTTTAGTTACTTTTAAATCAGTCGGTGTATTCATCACTTCCTCTTTAACTCTTGATGCGTAAGACAGGGTCTTATCAAATGAATCAATTTGGACAATATAGTGGATTTTTTATGTTTTCTCCAGTCTTGACAATGCCTGTATTTTTAAATCTCAATAAATGAAAGATAAAACCTGCCTACCGTATTTTTCTATAATATTTGTTTTATCTGATAATTCTTTTTTGACAGAAATCAGGTAAAAAATCCTCCTGAATTCTGACTCCTGCTACATGGCGATGAAATAAGGGTTTTTTAAAGAAAGAGGAAATCCTTCAAAATTTCCGCACTATAAATTGTTAAATTTTGCAAATTACCATTTTTGCCACACTCGACCATGTACAAAATTCTCCTGCCGAGAATATTATGAATTTGAATTTGTACGTTCGCTAAAACGTTTAATTAAGTTGAACGGCTGCCCCTCCCAGCTGCAACCCTATATTATGAAGCCATGATAGGAAGGAACCATCATGACTATACAGAAGATAATTACCATACTGTTATCTGCAATAT
Above is a window of Neisseria sp. Marseille-Q6792 DNA encoding:
- the yfaE gene encoding class I ribonucleotide reductase maintenance protein YfaE, which produces MALISTRDRVFELLEGETLLEGLERTGHKVEYQCRSGYCGSCRLKILEGSVTYREPPLAFLGRDEILPCCCCVEENISLDCGLEGEVGQKPEGFLK
- the nrdB gene encoding class Ia ribonucleoside-diphosphate reductase subunit beta, giving the protein MSYSTFPKTKNDALKEPMFFGQPVNVARYDQQKYEVFEKLIEKQLSFFWRPEEIDVSRDRIDYANLPEHEKHIFISNLKYQTLLDSIQGRSPNVALLPLVSIPELETWIETWSFSETIHSRSYTHIIRNIVNDPSIVFDDIVENEYIIARAEDIACYYDDLIEYTQYYNLLGEGVHNVGGKLVNVSLRELKKKLYLCLMCVNVLEAIRFYVSFACSFAFAERELMEGNAKIIKLIARDEALHLTSTQHMLNLMRSGVDDPEMAEIAEELQEECFKLFKKAAEQEKEWAAYLFKDGSMIGLNKEILSQYVEYITNLRMQAVGLPIGFEGANQNPIPWINAWLSSDNVQVAPQEVEISSYLIGQIDSEVSTDDLGDFEL
- a CDS encoding NYN domain-containing protein, with the protein product MKNIPEQSIVALFIDADNAPFGKIDFILNELANYGSVMIRKIYGNWKSEQLKGWEAVLLDYALAPVQQFDYTKGKNATDMAMTIDVMDLLFQDKIDVFCIVSSDCDFTPLAMRIKMEGKQVIGFGEHKTPKSLVAACSKFLFLDASFDKSSGTNAQPAEIRKRTANELKCDTTLMNLLREAIANSCDEDGWALLSNVGKIINNQSSFDSKNYGYTKLGDLVRVIDIFETRLSENRSQMYIRNKRAT
- the nrdA gene encoding class 1a ribonucleoside-diphosphate reductase subunit alpha, whose product is MNTPTDLKVTKRDGRLEPIYLDKIHRVVTWAADGLKNVSVSQVELKSHIQFYNGIRTDDIHETIIKAAADLISQDTPDYQYLAARLAIFHLRKIAYGDFEPPHLYDHVKKLTDAGKYDRHIIEDYSREEFDELNAYIDHGRDMAFSYAAVKQLEGKYLVQNRVTRQIYETPQFLYVLVAMCLFSKYPKETRLGYVKRFYDAVSTFKVSLPTPIMSGVRTPTRQFSSCVLIECDDSLDSINATTSAIVKYVSQRAGIGINAGRIRGLDSEIRGGEARHTGCIPFFKMFQAAVKSCSQGGVRGGAATLFYPLWHIEAESLLVLKNNRGVEDNRIRQLDYGVQINRLLYTRLIKGGNITLFSPNEVPGLYEAFFADQDEFERLYTKYEQDPNIRKRIIPAADLFSTLMQERAGTGRIYIQNVDHCNTHSPFDPRVAPVHQSNLCMEIALPTKPLDNINDPNGEIALCTLSAFNLGALNNLDELEELADLTVRALDALLDYQGYPVEAARTSTMGRRSLGIGVINYAYYLAKNGVRYSDDSALGLTHRTFEAMQYYLLKASVNLAKEYGACPLFNQTVYSQGKLPIDTYKKDLDAVCNEPLHYDWESLRADIVKYGLRNSTLTALMPSETSSQIANATNGIEPPRGLVTVKASKDGILKQVVPEFETLKDAYETLWQLPGNEGYLKLVGVMQKFVDQSISANTAYDPGKFEGNKVSMKQMLKDLLTAYKYGVKTLYYHNTRDGADDTQADIQDDGCAGGACKI